One region of Calderihabitans maritimus genomic DNA includes:
- the glmM gene encoding phosphoglucosamine mutase has protein sequence MGVLFGTDGVRGKANQELTPELAYRLGRAGAYVLSRTVEEPRIIVGKDTRISGDMLEAALTAGICSVGVDVIQVGVMPTPAIAYLTRRMGVTAGVVISASHNPVEDNGIKFFGNSGYKLPDETEAEIERIVLNGTDSLPYPTGAAVGRVVRRPEAVEQYIEFLKNSIDTRLEGLKIVVDCANGAAYQVAPRVLADLGAKVVPIFAEPDGVNINRDCGSTHLQNLQKAVMEHGAHLGLAHDGDADRVIAVDEKGEVVDGDQIMVICGLDLKERGRLPGDKVVVTVMSNMGLHLAFRKAGISVLQTAVGDRYVLEEMKRSGAMLGGEQSGHIIFLEHSTTGDGLLTALQLLSTVVKRGKPLSELAAQMARLPQVMVNVPVRDKNRLAENDEMQKAIAEAQARLGERGRVLVRPSGTEPLIRIMAEGPDEKELEEITSGLAAVAKEHLQ, from the coding sequence GTGGGAGTTCTTTTTGGGACCGACGGGGTCAGGGGTAAAGCTAACCAGGAGTTGACTCCTGAACTGGCCTACCGTTTGGGCCGGGCAGGAGCTTATGTTTTGTCCCGGACTGTCGAGGAACCCCGTATAATTGTAGGGAAAGATACCCGCATTTCGGGAGACATGCTGGAAGCCGCCTTGACGGCTGGAATTTGTTCCGTAGGAGTGGATGTGATCCAGGTAGGTGTAATGCCGACGCCGGCTATAGCCTATCTGACCCGCCGGATGGGGGTAACTGCCGGGGTGGTTATATCTGCATCCCACAATCCGGTTGAAGACAACGGTATAAAATTTTTTGGCAATTCCGGTTACAAGCTGCCGGACGAAACAGAAGCTGAAATAGAACGTATCGTACTGAACGGGACGGACAGTTTGCCTTATCCTACCGGCGCTGCCGTGGGAAGGGTGGTCCGCCGGCCAGAAGCTGTGGAACAGTATATAGAATTTCTCAAGAATTCGATAGATACCCGGCTGGAAGGTTTGAAAATAGTAGTAGACTGCGCCAACGGTGCAGCCTACCAGGTGGCTCCCCGGGTGTTGGCTGATTTGGGAGCGAAAGTAGTGCCGATCTTTGCCGAACCGGACGGGGTTAACATTAACCGTGACTGCGGTTCCACCCACCTGCAGAATTTACAAAAAGCCGTAATGGAACACGGAGCGCACCTGGGGTTGGCCCACGATGGTGATGCGGACCGGGTGATAGCGGTAGATGAGAAGGGTGAAGTGGTGGACGGCGACCAGATAATGGTCATCTGCGGCCTGGACCTGAAGGAGCGGGGAAGGTTGCCCGGTGATAAAGTAGTAGTAACCGTTATGAGCAATATGGGATTACACCTGGCCTTCCGGAAAGCCGGAATCAGCGTATTGCAGACAGCTGTAGGAGACCGTTACGTCTTGGAAGAAATGAAGCGTTCCGGGGCTATGTTGGGTGGAGAACAATCGGGGCACATTATTTTTCTGGAACACAGCACGACCGGCGACGGGCTTCTTACGGCTTTACAACTCCTATCAACCGTAGTCAAGCGGGGAAAACCTCTTTCCGAGCTGGCAGCCCAAATGGCCCGTTTGCCGCAAGTAATGGTTAATGTGCCGGTGAGGGACAAAAACAGGCTGGCAGAAAACGATGAGATGCAGAAGGCCATTGCAGAAGCTCAAGCCCGGCTGGGAGAGCGGGGTCGGGTGCTGGTAAGACCTTCTGGAACCGAACCGCTGATCAGAATTATGGCCGAAGGACCGGACGAAAAAGAACTGGAGGAAATCACGTCCGGCCTGGCTGCCGTTGCTAAAGAGCACTTACAATAG
- a CDS encoding DUF2250 domain-containing protein: MLNWDILEENDLKILKYLYNIEADCAKFISRRLRISLEETMQRLKHLEKLGFLERVKGTFLKRKDLYKPKHMNHTYYKLTRKARLDIRSWYREG; encoded by the coding sequence ATGCTTAATTGGGATATTTTAGAAGAAAATGATCTTAAAATTTTAAAATACCTTTACAATATTGAAGCGGACTGCGCCAAGTTTATAAGTCGTAGATTGAGGATAAGCTTAGAGGAAACAATGCAGCGTTTAAAACACCTAGAGAAATTAGGATTTTTAGAGCGTGTAAAAGGGACTTTTCTTAAACGCAAGGACCTTTATAAGCCTAAACATATGAACCACACATATTATAAACTCACTCGTAAAGCTCGTCTTGATATAAGAAGTTGGTATAGAGAAGGATAG
- the glmS gene encoding glutamine--fructose-6-phosphate transaminase (isomerizing) produces the protein MCGIVGYVGHKSAVPILLKGLKKLEYRGYDSAGIAVLNSGSIDVVKKVGKLEVLEEHVGHKNGGACIGIGHTRWATHGRPSDTNAHPHTDCTGRFAVVHNGIIENFQELRGWLKEEGHSFKSETDTEVLVHLFEHFYRGDLVTALRQVMEKVEGSYAMVILSLENPGQLIAARQDNPLIVGLGEGENFIASDIPAILEHTRQTYILNDGEVVLVTSDQVQVFDRQGNPVHKEVFHVQWDMEAAEKGGYDHFMIKEICEQPKAIRDTLKGRLDLEKKKVVLKEIGLDKEAIERIDRIFITACGTAYHAGLVGKYVIERMVQIPVEVDIASEFRYRDPLITENSLVIVISQSGETADTLAALRMAQKKGARVLAITNVVGSSVAREADDVIYTWAGPEIAVASTKAYVTQLIAIYLLSCYLGQLRGTVSGEQLEEIIEALVRLPGQAEAVLKQQTQIREMARRWAKWEDAFFIGRSLDYAVAMEGQLKLKEISYIHAEAYAAGELKHGTLALIVEGVPVIVLATQKEVYEKTISNLQEVKARGAYITAVAFESDQEIGKLVEETIYIPDTISLVAPVLTVIPLQLLAYYAAVERGSDVDKPRNLAKSVTVE, from the coding sequence ATGTGCGGTATCGTTGGATACGTTGGCCATAAATCTGCTGTACCGATTTTACTTAAGGGCTTGAAAAAGCTAGAGTACCGGGGTTACGATTCCGCAGGTATTGCTGTTCTCAACTCCGGCAGTATAGATGTAGTAAAAAAAGTGGGTAAGCTGGAGGTACTGGAGGAACATGTGGGCCATAAGAATGGTGGCGCCTGTATTGGTATAGGACATACTCGCTGGGCAACTCACGGTCGTCCTTCCGATACCAACGCCCACCCTCATACCGACTGTACCGGTCGTTTTGCCGTTGTCCATAACGGGATTATCGAAAATTTTCAGGAGTTGCGTGGGTGGTTAAAGGAAGAGGGACACTCATTCAAGTCGGAAACCGACACCGAGGTTTTAGTTCATTTATTTGAACATTTCTACCGGGGAGATCTTGTAACTGCCCTGCGCCAGGTGATGGAAAAAGTGGAAGGTTCCTATGCCATGGTAATCTTATCCCTCGAAAATCCCGGGCAGCTTATAGCGGCGCGGCAGGACAATCCTTTGATCGTGGGCCTGGGAGAAGGAGAAAATTTTATTGCTTCGGATATACCAGCCATTCTCGAACATACCCGGCAGACCTACATCCTTAATGACGGGGAAGTAGTACTGGTAACTTCAGACCAGGTTCAGGTTTTTGACCGGCAGGGAAATCCCGTGCATAAAGAAGTCTTTCATGTCCAGTGGGATATGGAAGCGGCAGAAAAAGGCGGCTATGACCATTTTATGATCAAAGAGATATGCGAGCAGCCCAAAGCAATCAGAGACACGCTTAAAGGACGTTTGGATTTGGAGAAAAAGAAAGTTGTGCTCAAAGAAATTGGGTTGGATAAAGAAGCAATAGAGAGAATCGACAGGATTTTTATTACCGCCTGCGGGACGGCTTACCATGCCGGGCTGGTAGGCAAGTACGTTATCGAGAGAATGGTCCAAATTCCGGTCGAAGTAGATATAGCCTCGGAATTTCGCTACCGGGATCCTTTAATCACAGAAAATTCGCTGGTGATAGTTATCAGCCAGTCGGGAGAGACGGCTGATACCTTGGCGGCTTTGCGCATGGCCCAGAAGAAAGGGGCCCGGGTGCTGGCCATCACCAACGTGGTGGGCAGTTCGGTAGCCCGGGAAGCCGACGATGTGATTTATACCTGGGCCGGTCCGGAGATTGCGGTAGCCTCCACGAAGGCTTATGTAACGCAGTTAATAGCCATATACCTGCTGAGTTGCTACCTAGGCCAACTCCGGGGAACGGTAAGCGGGGAACAGTTGGAAGAGATTATAGAAGCTTTAGTTCGGCTACCCGGCCAGGCGGAAGCTGTCCTGAAGCAGCAGACACAGATTAGGGAGATGGCCCGGCGGTGGGCGAAATGGGAAGACGCCTTCTTTATCGGCAGAAGCCTTGATTACGCTGTGGCTATGGAGGGACAGCTTAAGCTGAAGGAAATTTCCTATATTCATGCTGAGGCCTATGCTGCCGGTGAACTGAAACACGGGACCTTGGCCCTCATAGTGGAAGGAGTCCCGGTCATAGTTTTGGCTACGCAGAAGGAAGTGTACGAGAAGACCATCAGCAACCTGCAGGAAGTGAAGGCCCGGGGTGCTTACATTACGGCAGTGGCCTTTGAAAGCGACCAGGAGATTGGGAAACTGGTGGAGGAGACCATTTACATTCCAGACACCATCTCGCTGGTAGCACCGGTACTGACGGTTATCCCCCTGCAGCTCCTGGCCTACTACGCAGCCGTCGAACGCGGTTCCGACGTCGACAAACCCCGCAACCTGGCCAAAAGCGTGACCGTGGAGTAA
- a CDS encoding carboxymuconolactone decarboxylase family protein, whose amino-acid sequence MMEGKDILARLEKGKSLLQEKMPEVVGKFQEFHTTVLKEGHLSRKQKTLIALGMALALKCEYCIALHLRTAKELGISLEEIMEVCGIAMLMHGGPGMAYSTLVARIWEEI is encoded by the coding sequence ATGATGGAAGGGAAAGATATTTTAGCCCGGCTTGAAAAAGGGAAAAGCTTACTTCAGGAAAAGATGCCCGAAGTGGTGGGAAAATTTCAGGAGTTTCATACAACGGTTCTTAAGGAAGGGCATCTTTCCCGGAAGCAGAAAACACTAATTGCCCTGGGGATGGCCCTGGCCCTAAAATGTGAGTATTGTATTGCTCTGCACCTCCGAACAGCAAAAGAACTGGGGATAAGTTTGGAAGAAATTATGGAAGTTTGCGGCATAGCTATGCTAATGCATGGCGGCCCTGGTATGGCCTACAGCACTTTGGTGGCGAGAATATGGGAAGAAATTTAG
- a CDS encoding heavy metal translocating P-type ATPase, translating into MINRIASGTKLFSDKHNLKKYILKGLDCATCAEKIERSLNEFEGMENVKVNFASGTILLDPKHVHTAQKIIDSIEPGVVLEEPSDAKKQVAPKNGENFKKPLIIMGISFLLLAIGIIFEDFLHHTPYAIAEYLIFITAYALVGWNVVAKAIKNIFKGNFFNENFLMTVATGGAIVIHQLPEAVGVMLFFYIGEFFQNLAINRSRRSIQALMDIRPEYANLKINGDTKKVSPEAINVGDTIVVKPGEKVPLDGIVEEGFSFLDTSALTGESVPRKAEAGDEVLAGMVNTSGLLTVRVTKKFEESSAAKILDLVENAGSRKAPTEKFITKFSRYYTPAVVFGALALAVVPPLIIPGATFSEWVYRALILLVISCPCALVVSIPLGYFGGIGGSSKSGVLIKGANYLEALTNLHTVVFDKTGTLTKGVFRVTDVKPSNGFTKQEVLKYAAIAEANSNHPIAKSILEAYEGNIDQDKIEKYEEISGHGIKAVYDGKEISAGNDRLLHRESIVHENCVGEGTVVYIAVDGTFAGYITIADEIKEDAVKALTELKKLGVKRTLMLTGDDHSVAKKVASKLSLDAFFANLLPEDKVSKVEELMKELPAKAKLAFVGDGINDAPVITRADVGVAMGGLGSDAAIEAADVVIMDDAPSKLATAVGVARHTRKIIIQNIVLALGVKAIFVTLGSFGMATMWEAVFADVGVALLAILNSTRALRYK; encoded by the coding sequence ATGATAAATCGCATTGCGTCGGGTACAAAGTTGTTCTCGGACAAGCATAATTTGAAAAAGTATATTCTCAAAGGACTTGACTGCGCTACTTGCGCCGAGAAAATTGAACGTTCTCTTAATGAATTTGAGGGAATGGAAAATGTTAAAGTTAATTTTGCCTCAGGTACCATTTTGCTTGATCCTAAACATGTCCACACAGCTCAAAAAATAATTGATTCCATAGAGCCGGGTGTAGTACTGGAAGAACCTTCGGATGCCAAAAAACAAGTTGCTCCAAAAAACGGCGAGAATTTTAAAAAACCTCTTATTATCATGGGGATTTCTTTCTTATTATTGGCAATAGGTATCATATTTGAAGATTTTCTTCACCATACTCCCTATGCCATTGCCGAGTATTTAATTTTTATAACGGCTTATGCGCTGGTTGGCTGGAACGTGGTGGCAAAAGCCATTAAAAATATTTTCAAAGGGAATTTTTTTAATGAAAACTTTTTGATGACTGTTGCTACAGGCGGTGCAATCGTCATTCACCAATTGCCTGAAGCAGTGGGTGTAATGTTGTTTTTCTATATAGGAGAATTCTTCCAAAACTTGGCTATAAATCGCTCACGCCGCTCCATACAGGCCTTGATGGATATTAGGCCTGAATATGCCAATTTAAAAATTAACGGTGATACAAAAAAAGTATCTCCGGAAGCTATAAATGTTGGAGATACTATCGTTGTTAAACCGGGAGAAAAAGTGCCCTTAGACGGGATTGTAGAAGAAGGTTTTTCTTTCCTGGACACCTCCGCTTTGACCGGCGAATCGGTACCCAGAAAGGCCGAGGCGGGAGACGAAGTTCTGGCAGGGATGGTAAATACGAGCGGTCTTTTAACGGTTAGAGTTACCAAGAAATTCGAAGAATCTTCAGCGGCAAAAATACTGGATTTGGTGGAAAATGCCGGAAGCAGAAAAGCACCTACGGAAAAATTTATTACTAAGTTTTCCCGTTATTATACTCCGGCCGTGGTATTTGGAGCGCTGGCCTTGGCCGTAGTTCCTCCGTTGATAATACCGGGTGCAACTTTTTCTGAGTGGGTATACCGCGCATTAATTCTCTTGGTTATTTCCTGCCCATGTGCATTAGTAGTTTCTATTCCTTTAGGTTATTTCGGTGGGATAGGTGGATCTTCAAAAAGCGGAGTGCTGATCAAGGGGGCTAATTACCTAGAAGCTTTGACAAACCTCCATACTGTGGTATTTGATAAAACCGGTACCTTGACCAAAGGAGTATTTCGGGTCACGGACGTAAAGCCCAGTAATGGTTTTACGAAACAAGAGGTGCTTAAATATGCAGCTATTGCAGAAGCCAACTCCAACCATCCCATTGCCAAGTCAATTTTGGAGGCTTATGAAGGCAATATTGACCAGGATAAGATTGAAAAGTATGAGGAAATTTCCGGCCACGGTATCAAGGCAGTGTACGACGGAAAAGAAATTAGCGCAGGTAATGACCGACTGCTTCACCGGGAAAGTATTGTCCACGAAAACTGCGTAGGGGAAGGGACAGTAGTTTATATTGCCGTTGACGGTACTTTTGCCGGTTACATTACCATTGCAGATGAAATCAAGGAAGATGCAGTAAAAGCTTTGACAGAGCTGAAAAAATTAGGTGTTAAGCGTACCCTAATGCTGACCGGCGACGACCACTCCGTAGCCAAAAAGGTGGCATCCAAACTAAGTTTGGATGCATTTTTTGCCAATCTTCTTCCCGAAGATAAAGTATCCAAAGTGGAAGAATTAATGAAAGAACTGCCCGCTAAGGCAAAGCTGGCGTTTGTAGGTGATGGTATCAACGATGCTCCTGTAATCACCCGGGCCGATGTCGGTGTTGCTATGGGCGGCTTGGGTTCCGATGCAGCAATTGAAGCCGCTGATGTTGTTATCATGGACGACGCCCCGTCCAAGCTGGCTACAGCGGTTGGCGTTGCCCGGCATACCAGGAAAATAATCATTCAAAACATTGTTCTAGCGCTCGGGGTTAAAGCTATATTTGTCACCTTAGGTTCTTTCGGTATGGCTACCATGTGGGAAGCCGTTTTTGCCGACGTTGGGGTCGCCCTCCTAGCTATTCTTAACTCTACCCGGGCTTTGAGGTACAAATAG
- a CDS encoding DMT family transporter: MKPAKKISQVQADLALLMVALVWGFTFVTVKNALDDIGPHFFNAIRFFIAALFLAIIYHRRLKNFTKETLVAGVLIGIALFAGYGFQTVGLKYTTASNAGFITGLSVVLVPLFSTIITRQPPAWPIILAVIKSALGLALLSLGSSFQLNWGDFLVFLCAISFALHIILVGRYAPNLDPALLATVQIATVSAASSIWGWFTEIPPGSLSSEVISALFITAIPATALAFLIQTTMQSFTTPTRTAIIFSTEPVFAALFAFLFLGEILTPRQLLGAALILAAMLVAELLKGHKEDAVI, translated from the coding sequence ATGAAACCGGCCAAGAAAATATCACAAGTTCAAGCAGACTTAGCCTTATTGATGGTTGCCCTGGTTTGGGGTTTTACTTTTGTAACGGTAAAAAATGCCCTGGACGATATCGGACCCCATTTTTTTAATGCCATCCGCTTTTTCATCGCCGCTCTGTTTCTTGCGATTATCTATCACCGCCGGCTAAAAAATTTTACTAAAGAAACGCTGGTAGCCGGCGTTTTAATTGGTATCGCCCTGTTTGCAGGTTATGGATTCCAGACGGTAGGTTTAAAGTATACCACTGCTTCCAATGCAGGGTTTATAACTGGCCTCTCGGTGGTTCTAGTCCCCTTATTTTCCACTATTATTACCCGGCAACCACCGGCCTGGCCCATAATCCTGGCAGTTATAAAAAGCGCGCTGGGACTTGCCCTCCTGTCCCTGGGCAGTAGTTTCCAATTAAATTGGGGTGACTTTCTGGTATTTCTCTGTGCCATATCCTTTGCCCTGCATATTATCCTGGTAGGTCGATACGCGCCCAACCTCGACCCCGCCCTTTTAGCTACTGTGCAAATAGCCACGGTGTCGGCGGCCAGCAGTATTTGGGGATGGTTTACGGAGATACCGCCGGGAAGCTTGTCGTCAGAAGTAATAAGTGCACTATTTATCACCGCCATTCCAGCAACCGCCCTGGCTTTTTTAATTCAGACCACCATGCAGAGTTTTACTACCCCTACCAGAACCGCCATCATCTTTTCTACCGAACCTGTTTTCGCCGCTTTGTTCGCCTTTCTCTTCCTGGGTGAAATACTGACTCCGCGGCAACTTTTAGGTGCCGCCCTCATTCTCGCCGCGATGCTAGTTGCCGAATTACTGAAAGGCCATAAAGAGGACGCAGTAATTTAG
- a CDS encoding ArsR/SmtB family transcription factor: protein MEKKTETCEAFCFDAEAVMQVKEKLLAEEEVSYMAETFKVLGDRTRINILQALMQKELCVCDLSAVLEMSPSAVSHQLRVLRNARLVKYRKEGKNVYYSIDDQHVAVLFEQVLEHVRHG from the coding sequence ATGGAAAAGAAAACAGAAACATGTGAGGCTTTCTGCTTTGATGCAGAAGCCGTCATGCAGGTTAAAGAAAAGTTGCTGGCGGAGGAAGAAGTTTCCTATATGGCGGAGACATTTAAGGTACTTGGTGATAGAACCAGGATTAATATTTTACAGGCCTTAATGCAAAAGGAATTATGTGTTTGTGATTTATCTGCGGTGCTGGAAATGAGCCCTTCGGCAGTTTCCCACCAACTGCGTGTCTTAAGAAATGCAAGGTTAGTTAAATATCGTAAAGAGGGGAAAAACGTATATTATTCAATTGACGACCAGCATGTCGCTGTCCTTTTCGAGCAAGTTTTAGAACACGTGCGGCACGGTTGA